Proteins from one Carassius gibelio isolate Cgi1373 ecotype wild population from Czech Republic chromosome A25, carGib1.2-hapl.c, whole genome shotgun sequence genomic window:
- the dus2 gene encoding tRNA-dihydrouridine(20) synthase [NAD(P)+]-like, giving the protein MLSCWPAVLRRGGLRMMMMMNGEEGLSFSQKTILAPMVRVGTLPMRLLALDYGADIVYCEELIDIKMAQCERVENDVLGTVDFVAPDERVMFRTCSKEKSRVVFQMGTADPERALVVAKLVENDVAAVDVNMGCPKEYSTKGGMGSALLSDPDKIEAILRTLVNGISKPVTCKIRILPTLEDTVSLVKRIENTGVAAIAVHGRMREERPRHPVHCDYIQAVAESVSIPVIANGGSSDIVKTFEDMEKFREATGASSVMMARAAMWNPSIFRQQGALSVEEVMEDYIRYAVRYDNNPFNTKYCLCQMLRDRVESPFGKRLHAAQTNEEICEVFGMTDFYNKTKAELEARRAALQTSCDQSDQPKLEDDVITMPVRFERRDYPPQISPKMFLLEWSRKEKLDQPVYETEQRTQDRAFQSTVIIDNKKYRSSLWEKSKKFAEQAAAVVCLRTLGLPEGRIGEEHSGLVNKRKRDGKKYTALEDSESAARKRHMSEVPQEEEEEMICRTKVVNGVCGQTTR; this is encoded by the exons ATGCTC AGCTGCTGGCCTGCTGTGCTCCGCCGAGGTGggctgaggatgatgatgatgatgaacggAGAGGAGGGCTTGAGTTTCTCTCAGAAGACGATTCTGGCTCCTATGGTGCGGGTGGGCACTCTGCCCATGAGACTGCTGGCGCTGGACTACGGAGCAGACATCGTGTACTGTGAG GAGCTGATTGACATCAAAATGGCCCAGTGTGAGAGAGTGGAGAACG ATGTTTTGGGGACGGTTGATTTCGTTGCTCCAGATGAGCGTGTGATGTTTCGCACCTGCAGTAAAGAGAAGAGCCGCGTGGTCTTTCAGATG GGAACGGCTGATCCGGAGAGAGCGCTGGTCGTGGCTAAGCTTGT AGAAAACGATGTGGCAGCTGTTGATGTGAACATGGGCTGTCCCAAAGAATACTCTACCAAG GGAGGAATGGGTTCAGCTCTTCTCTCTGACCCTGACAAAATTGAAGCT ATCCTACGCACTCTCGTGAATGGGATTTCAAAACCTGTCACGTGTAAAATCAGAATCCTTCCTACA CTTGAGGACACGGTGAGTTTAGTGAAGAGAATTGAAAACACAGGAGTGGCAGCAATAGCGGTGCACGGCAG GATGAGAGAAGAGAGGCCGCGGCATCCGGTCCACTGTGATTATATCCAGGCTGTGGCTGAGAGTGTGTCCATACCCGTCATCGCCAA CGGAGGCTCTTCAGACATCGTGAAGACATTCGAGGACATGGAGAAGTTTCGCGAGGCGACAGGAGCGTCGTCTGTGATGATGGCTCGGGCCGCCATGTGGAACCCCTCCATCTTCCGGCAGCAGGGGGCGCTGTCTGTGGAGGAGGTGATGGAGGACTACATCAGATAT GCTGTTCGTTATGACAATAACCCTTTCAACACCAAATACTGCTTATGCCAGATGCTCAGAGACCGAGTCGAGTCTCCTTTTGGAAAACGGCTGCATGCAGCTCAGACCAACGAAGAAATATG TGAGGTGTTTGGAATGACTGACTTCTACAACAAGACCAAAGCTGAGCTGGAGGCCAGACGAGCTGCTCTTCAGACCAGCTGCGATCAGTCAGACCAACCCAAACTGGAGGATGATGTCATCACGATGCCTGTCCGCTTCGAAAG GCGAGATTACCCTCCTCAGATCTCCCCAAAGATGTTCCTGCTGGAGTGGAGCCGCAAGGAAAAGCTTGATCAACCTGTTTATGAGACG GAACAGCGAACTCAAGATCGAGCTTTTCAGTCTACAGTTATCATTGACAATAAAAAGTACCGCTCATCCCTGTG GGAGAAATCAAAGAAGTTTGCAGAGCAGGCCGCGGCTGTGGTGTGTTTACGCACGCTCGGGCTTCCAGAGGGGCGGATCGGAGAGGAGCACAGTGGACTGGTAAATAAACGCAAGAGGGACGGCAAAAAATACACCGCGCTAGAAGACAGTGAGTCAGCAGCACGAAAGAGACACATGAGTGAAGTCccacaggaagaggaagaggaaatgaTCTGCAGGACGAAAGTTGTGAATGGTGTCTGTGGTCAGACCACACGTTAA
- the LOC127947136 gene encoding asc-type amino acid transporter 1-like yields MKDSDLKRDSGIPERVTLKKEIGLLSACAIIIGNIIGSGIFISPKGVLEHSGSVGLALVVWVLGGGVAALGSLCYAELGVTIPKSGGDYSYVTEIFGGLMGFLLLWSAVLIMYPTTLAVIALTFSNYVLQPVFPYCIPPYIATRMLSTICILFLTWVNCYSVRLATRIQDAFTVGKLLALGLIITVGLVQICGGNYESLTPQVAFMFNKAPCIGQIALAFLHASFAFSGWNFLNYVTEEVVDPRRNLPRAIYISIPLVTFVYTLTNIAYFSSMSPEELLSSNAVAVTFGEKLLGVFSTLMPISVALSTFGGINGYLFTSSRLCFSGAREGHLPSLLAMIHFKQCTPIPALLVCCTATIVILCIGETHNLINYVSFINYLSYGVTIAGLLYYRWKKPNLYRPIKVSLLVPVCYLLFWALLLGFSLHSEPLVCGVGLVIMLTGVPVYFLGVYWKNKPKCVYNFTEWATYLGQRVFFVVFPQIDPIEAAEWTDRSSFTSKASGPL; encoded by the exons GTAACATTATTGGCTCAGGGATCTTCATCTCTCCTAAGGGTGTTCTGGAGCATTCGGGTTCGGTCGGCCTGGCGCTGGTGGTGTGGGTGCTAGGAGGAGGCGTCGCTGCCCTTGGCTCTCTTTGCTATGCTGAACTAGGGGTCACCATTCCTAAATCTGGGGGAGACTATTCCTACGTCACAGAGATTTTTGGTGGTCTCATGGG GTTTCTGCTGTTATGGAGCGCAGTATTGATCATGTATCCCACCACACTGGCAGTCATCGCTCTCACGTTCTCCAACTATGTGCTTCAGCCTGTTTTCCCATACTGCATTCCTCCATACATAGCCACACGCATGCTGTCCACCATCTGCATAT TGTTTTTGACATGGGTGAACTGCTACAGTGTGCGTTTGGCCACACGGATCCAGGACGCCTTCACCGTGGGGAAGCTTCTGGCTCTGGGGCTCATCATTACTGTCGGTTTAGTGCAGATCTGTGGAG GTAACTATGAGAGCCTGACTCCACAGGTGGCCTTCATGTTTAATAAAGCTCCTTGCATAGGACAGATTGCTCTGGCATTTCTTCATGCCTCCTTTGCCTTCAGTGGCTGGAACTTCCTCAACTATGTCACAGAAGAAGTGGTGGACCCAAGGAG GAATCTGCCTCGAGCAATATACATCTCCATTCCACTGGTAACATTTGTCTACACGCTCACAAACATTGCGTATTTCTCCTCCATGTCTCCTGAGGAACTGCTGTCCTCCAACGCAGTGGCTGTT ActtttggtgaaaagcttctagGGGTGTTTTCCACCCTCATGCCGATCTCTGTGGCACTCTCCACTTTTGGGGGCATCAATGGTTACCTCTTCACCTCTTCCAG GTTGTGTTTCTCCGGGGCACGGGAAGGACATTTACCCAGCCTTCTTGCTATGATCCACTTTAAGCAGTGCACGCCGATTCCAGCTTTACTCGTGTGT TGCACTGCCACAATTGTGATCTTGTGCATTGGAGAAACTCACAACCTGATAAACTATGTGTCTTTCATCAACTACCTCTCTTATGGAGTCACTATTGCTGGCCTGCTCTACTACAGATGGAAGAAGCCAAACTTATACAGGCCCATCAAG GTGAGTCTCCTAGTGCCTGTGTGTTACCTGCTCTTCTGGGCTCTACTGCTGGGCTTCAGTTTGCACTCGGAGCCGCTGGTGTGTGGAGTGGGGCTGGTCATTATGCTGACTGGAGTGCCGGTCTATTTCCTGGGAGTTTACTGGAAAAACAAGCCAAAATGTGTATATAACTTCACTG AGTGGGCTACATATCTGGGACAACGAGTGTTTTTTGTCGTGTTCCCACAAATCGATCCTATTGAAGCGGCAGAATGGACGGACAGATCTTCCTTCACAAGCAAAGCTTCTGGGCCTCTCTGA